The Flavobacterium sp. 20NA77.7 genome includes the window AACGTGCTGGAAGAAAAGTAGAACTAACAAAAAAACAGCAAAAAATTCAGGACGCAAAAGATCAAAGAGAAATTGATGTAAAAGAAAATCCTGAAATTCTTGAAAAAGAAAAAACACAAGATTTAAAAAAAGAAGAACGTCAAAGAATACTAGACGAAAGGAAAGAAGCAGCTGCGGCTAAAAAGAAAGAAGCTGATGAAAAAAGAGCTGCACAATTAAAAGAAAAAGCTGAAGCACGTCAAAAAGCATTAGACGAAAAAAAAGCAAAATTAGAACCAGCACAAACTGAGAAAAAAGAAACGGCAGATCAAACTACAACTGCTTCGCAAAAAGAAGCAAGAGAAAAAATATTACAAGAGAAAAAAGAAGCTGCTGCGGCAAAAAAGAAAGAAGCAGATGAAAAAAGAGCGCAATTGTTAAAAGAAAAAGCTGAAGCTCGACAAAAAGTATTAGATGATCAAAAAGCAAAGAAAGAAGCATTAAAAAACAAAACCGAAGAAAACAAAGAAGAACCAAAGAAAAATTAAATAACCCTTATTAAATTAAATTAAAATGAAACAAGTAAAGACTCTATTATTAGCAACAGTATTATTCATAGGGACACAATTTGCTACTGCACAAACTAAAGTAGGACACATTAATGTACAAGATTTAATGACAGCAAACCCAGCTATGAAAGCAGCTGAAGCACAATTAAAAAAATTACAAGACACGTATGATGCTGAGTACAAAAAAATGGTACAAGAATATCAAACTAAATTAGCACAATATCAACAAGACGCTGAAGCAAAAACAGTTACTGACGCAGTAAATGAAACGCGTTCTCAAGAAATGCAAGATATGGGTGCTAGAATTCAAAAATACCAAGATACTGCATCAAAAGATTTACAACAAAAATCTATTGAATTACAAAAACCAATCATGGAAAAAGCACAAGCAGCAATTCAAAAAGTAGCACGTGCAAAAGGAATTCAATATGTATTAGACTCAACAACAGGAAGTGGTGTATTACTTGCTGATGGTACAGATTTATTAGTAGACGTTAAAAAAGAATTAGGTTACTAATAAAAAACTACTAACAATAAAGGAACTGCTCAATATTAAATAATATTGAGCAGTTTTTTTTATATTTGTTTTATGAATACACAACAACCTATTGGCCTTTTTGATTCCGGTGTGGGTGGTACTTCAATTTGGAAAGAAGTTCATGCCTTACTGCCCTTTGAAAGCACAGTATATCTTGCTGATAGTAAAAATGCTCCTTATGGTAAAAAATCAAAAGACGAAATCATTGCGCTCAGTAAAAAAAATACCGAATTTCTTTTAGAAGCCAATGCAAAACTTATTATTGTTGCTTGTAACACTGCAACTACAAATGCTATAAAAGTACTAAGAGAAAATTATAATATCCCTTTTATTGGTATAGAACCCGCTATAAAACCTGCAGCTCTCCATTCTAAGACACAAAAAATTGGTATTTTAGCTACTAAAGGCACGCTAACGAGTGAACTTTTTCATCAAACCGTACAAAACTATTCCCAAGTTAAAATAATAGAACAAATAGGACATGGGCTCGTTGAGTTAATCGAAAACGGAAATTTATATTCCACAGAAATGACACAATTATTGACAAGTTATGTACAACCAATGATTGATGAAAATATTGATTATTTAGTGTTAGGTTGTACACATTACCCGTACTTAATTCCTCAAATTAAAGAAATCCTTCCTAAACATATCAAAATTATTGATTCTGGCGAAGCTGTTGCCCGTCAAACAAAATACATATTAGAACAAAATCAGTTAATTCAGAAAGAACCAAATACAGCCCTTTTTCACCATTTTTTTATTAATAACCCACCTGAAGTCATGCAAAACTTACTAGGAAATAATTTTCAGGTCATTCAAAAAGATTTTTAGAAGCTACAAACAGAGTGGTATTTTTTAAACATTGGTACCAGCTGTTCACTATATTCCCGAAAAATCAGGAGATGCCGTTTCCATCTGGGCTAGTAACAAGCATTCATTTTTGTTTAATCTTCTTTAAACCAACTAGAATACATAACATAATTAGTTGCTATACGGTCTATTTCGCCAGCAAAATCACTAGTATTTAATTCTTTTACTTTCTTAGCAGGAATGCCTGCATAAATAACACCGCTTTCTACATGCGTATTCTGCGTAACCACGCTTCCAGCAGCTATAATAGAATTACTTTCAATCGTACAACCATCCATAATGATAGCCCCCATACCTACTAATACATTATCATGAATAGTACAACCATGAACAATGGCATTATGACCTATAGAAACATTATTACCAATTTGTGTAGGATGCTTTAAATAAGTACAATGAATTACTGCTCCATCTTGAATATTTACTTTATTCCCAATACTAATTGCGTTTACATCTCCTCTAATTACAGCGTTAAACCAAACACTACAAGAGCTACCGAGGCTTACTTCACCCACAATTGTAGCAT containing:
- a CDS encoding OmpH family outer membrane protein, whose product is MKKYFVLLFAFPFFFAQAQKGAKIGYIDMDYILEKVPEYAEAKNQLEQKATTWKQEIEGKKNTVSKLKETLAAEKVLLTKELIKEKEEEIKTLETELFDYQQKRFGPQGDLIIQKGALIKPIQDQVFNIVQDYAEKQKYDFIFDKSSDLTMLFTSDRFDISDQILKAIERAGRKVELTKKQQKIQDAKDQREIDVKENPEILEKEKTQDLKKEERQRILDERKEAAAAKKKEADEKRAAQLKEKAEARQKALDEKKAKLEPAQTEKKETADQTTTASQKEAREKILQEKKEAAAAKKKEADEKRAQLLKEKAEARQKVLDDQKAKKEALKNKTEENKEEPKKN
- a CDS encoding OmpH family outer membrane protein, translating into MKQVKTLLLATVLFIGTQFATAQTKVGHINVQDLMTANPAMKAAEAQLKKLQDTYDAEYKKMVQEYQTKLAQYQQDAEAKTVTDAVNETRSQEMQDMGARIQKYQDTASKDLQQKSIELQKPIMEKAQAAIQKVARAKGIQYVLDSTTGSGVLLADGTDLLVDVKKELGY
- the murI gene encoding glutamate racemase — its product is MNTQQPIGLFDSGVGGTSIWKEVHALLPFESTVYLADSKNAPYGKKSKDEIIALSKKNTEFLLEANAKLIIVACNTATTNAIKVLRENYNIPFIGIEPAIKPAALHSKTQKIGILATKGTLTSELFHQTVQNYSQVKIIEQIGHGLVELIENGNLYSTEMTQLLTSYVQPMIDENIDYLVLGCTHYPYLIPQIKEILPKHIKIIDSGEAVARQTKYILEQNQLIQKEPNTALFHHFFINNPPEVMQNLLGNNFQVIQKDF
- a CDS encoding gamma carbonic anhydrase family protein produces the protein MIIKEVRGKYPLIPEDCYVAENATIVGEVSLGSSCSVWFNAVIRGDVNAISIGNKVNIQDGAVIHCTYLKHPTQIGNNVSIGHNAIVHGCTIHDNVLVGMGAIIMDGCTIESNSIIAAGSVVTQNTHVESGVIYAGIPAKKVKELNTSDFAGEIDRIATNYVMYSSWFKED